The Hahella sp. HNIBRBA332 genome window below encodes:
- a CDS encoding circadian clock KaiB family protein has product MQPGPDSSPLELTLYVQSASKVSMNAIRAARHLCENVLAGRCALHIVDLDQNPQTAEHDAVLATPTLAWGSRRIIGDLSDSARVLELLDLAAL; this is encoded by the coding sequence ATGCAGCCCGGGCCTGACTCATCACCGCTTGAGCTGACGCTCTATGTGCAATCCGCGTCTAAAGTATCAATGAATGCGATCCGCGCAGCCCGTCACCTTTGCGAAAATGTACTGGCGGGCCGCTGCGCTCTGCACATCGTCGACCTCGATCAAAACCCTCAGACCGCCGAGCATGACGCCGTGCTGGCGACGCCGACCCTGGCCTGGGGAAGTCGACGCATTATTGGCGACCTGTCCGACAGCGCCAGGGTGTTGGAACTACTAGATTTGGCCGCGCTCTAA
- a CDS encoding GAF domain-containing protein, whose protein sequence is MYDSLPLLSSEEEKSAHYQHTLRAIRHAIEGETDWTAILSTVVCELHHRFEYFHWTGFYRVVAHELMKVGPYQGGHGCLTIPFSRGVCGAAAREQKVQLVPDVNKFPGHIACSSTTQSEIVLPLFNANGDVAAVLDIDSDHIDAFDAVDERFLAELLTDLIPLAPSPLF, encoded by the coding sequence ATGTATGACAGCCTGCCTTTATTGAGCTCCGAGGAAGAAAAATCCGCTCACTACCAACACACCCTGCGGGCGATCCGTCACGCGATTGAGGGAGAAACGGACTGGACGGCGATTCTTTCCACTGTTGTCTGCGAACTTCATCATCGCTTCGAATATTTTCACTGGACCGGTTTTTACCGCGTCGTGGCTCACGAGTTAATGAAAGTGGGCCCCTATCAGGGCGGCCACGGCTGCCTTACCATTCCGTTCAGCCGCGGCGTGTGCGGCGCCGCCGCCCGTGAACAGAAAGTACAGTTAGTGCCGGACGTTAATAAGTTTCCCGGCCATATCGCCTGCTCCAGCACAACGCAAAGTGAAATCGTGCTGCCTTTATTCAACGCCAATGGCGACGTCGCCGCGGTGCTCGACATCGATTCCGACCATATCGACGCTTTCGACGCCGTCGATGAGCGCTTTTTGGCGGAGCTGCTGACCGATCTGATCCCCCTGGCTCCGTCCCCCTTGTTCTGA